GTGGTTATGAAATTGCCGATATCGCACAAGAGCGCGGGTTGACGGCTGCAACGATTATCAACCATTTGGCGAAGCTACATAAAGAACAGGGCTTAGACATTTCTGTAGCTCATCCAGGCGAAGAAGTGGTAGAGCAAGTGCGAAAAATTTATAAACGTCTCATGAAACGTCAGCAAGCCGAACACTTTAGTGAAGATGGTGCGATTAAGCTTCGCCCTATTGTGGAACTAACCAATCCACGTATGGGCTATGACCAAGTTCGCTTAGCGCTGTTATATATTGAATAGCATCTTAAAGGCAGGGAGGCTCGTGCAGAAATTTCTTACTTACTTTGCCCAGAACTTCAGTTAAACTGAATTTTAAGGGATAAGAATAACTTAGAATCGTAATGAAATTGACAGCTTGGTACACGCTACGCAAATTTGTTTATAACAATTTGCATAATGAAGACTATGAGACACCCTTAAGTCGAGGGTTCAACTATTTTCTCATTGCACTGATTATGAGTAATGCTGTTGCAGTCTTACTGGAGTCGGTACAAAAGTACTATCTATCGTATCAAGACTTTTTCTATTATTTTGAAATCTTTTCTATTATTGTTTTTAGTGTTGAATATCTTTTACGTTTTTGGTCGATTGCCGAATCTAATAGTTTTGAGTCAGATTGGAAAAACCGCCTCAATTGGGTCAAAAGTGGTGGGGCGATTATCGACCTCTTGGCTATTCTACCTGCGTATTTAAACTTCTTTGTTCAGTTCGACTTACGATTCTTAAGAATTGTTCGTTTACTCCGACTTCTCAAATTAACCCGCTACTTTGTCTCGTTACAAATTTTATTACGGGTTATTGAACGCGAAAAAGGCTCGTTTCAAGCAGTTATTTTCATTTTAGTAATTATGATCATTATGGCGGCTGCAGGGGTGTATTTGATTGAAAGTCAGGCCCAGCCTGAAGTTTTCAGCTCTATTCCCGCCTCAATGTGGTGGGCCGTAGTTACACTGACCACCGTGGGCTATGGCGATGTGACACCTATTACTCCGTTAGGACGTTTTCTTGGAGCGATTATTACCATCTTAGGTGTAGGTTTAGCCGCATTACCTGCGGGTATTTTGGCGAATGGTTTAGCCAATGAATTGGAGCAGCGTAAAGAAAAACTTGAACTTAGATTTCGAGAATTAATCCAAAATAGCGATATTGATTTTGTCTTAGAAACAGAAAAAATTGATGAAGTTCGTAAAGAAGTTGGGCTAACCAAAGAACAAACACACGATATTATTCTACAACTCATTCGTGAACAAAAAGAAGAGTCTTTAAGGCAAGAGCGTGACCAATATGCCTATTGTCCGCACTGCGGTAAAAAACTACCCGAATGAATTATGCCAGTCAGTTAAGGAGTTTCGTATTTAACTTCCTATTGTGGATGACGTTATCGCGTATCGAATAAAATCTAGTGTTTAAAAAGAAAATGCCAGTAGGATTCTTTATGGTCTGACATTAATCTGAATGACCGATTGTAAAAGCGTGTATAAAAATACGTCTGAACTTTTATACACGCTGATTGTTTTTAGATGAAGTCATTAATTGGGGTTTAACAAGTCTGATTTGCATCATTTTTACATGTGGATATCGACTTTTTCTCATGCTGAAAAGCCAACAATAAAATAATCAATCCACCTAAGCTCAGTAAAACCCCGACCCAGATTGGGGCTAGCCAGCCTAAACCTTGGCTAATTAACCAACCACCGAGGAAGGCACCAAAAGCATTGGCAATATTAAATGCGGAGTGATTCAGCGAGGCTGCTAAACCTTGTGCGTTGCCAGCGACATCCATCAAGCGAGTTTGTAGTAAAGGCCCCAAACCAGCAATACTAAAGCTAACCAAGAAAAGAGCAATAAAAGCAGTGGCAAGGTGATCCATAGATAAAGCACAAAGCACATAAGAGCAGGCGTTGGAAACTAGGACCCAAATAATCGCTTTATTTAAGTTCTTATCGGCAAAGTGTCCTGCGACGACACCGCCGACCACCAACCCGAGCCCAATACATGCCAGTGCAAATGGAATGACTTGAATGCTGGCATGGGTATATTCAGTCAAAATAGGCGATACATAACTATAAACAGAAAACAGCCCACCAAATCCAATTGCACCGACAGCAAGCGTGAGCCACATTTGTGTATTTTTAAGCCCACGCAGTTCATTTTGAATGCTGGCTGTGTGATCCAGTTGCATTTTTGGTAAGCCAAAACAAATTGCGACCACAGTCAAAAATGCGATAGATGCAGAAAACTCAAAACCTGCCCGCCAACCATACAGCTGACCCAGCCATGTCGCAAAAGGCACACCAATCACGGTCGCAACATTCAGCCCCATCATGAGCATTGCAACAGCCGAAGCACGTTTTTGTTTTCCTGCAAACTCTGCAACTACCAAAGCTGCAATACCAAAGTAAGCGCCGTGAGGGAAACCAGCAATAAAACGTGAAACCAACATAGACTCATAGCTATTTGCGAGTGCTGTACTGGCATTGGCGATACCATAAAATAGCATAAGTCCAATTAAGAGCGTTTTACGCGGAACCTTTGCTGCTAGAATGGCAATCACTGGCGCACCAATAGTCACTCCCAAAGCGTAGGCACTAATGAAATGCCCTGTGATAGGTATACTGAGCTTGAAACTTTGTGAGATCTCTTGGATGAGTCCCATTGCAACGAATTCAGTTGTACCAATACAAAAACCACCGAGTGCCAATGCCAAAATAATGACAAACAAGTGGCGGGTTGGCGGGGGGCTATTTTCTTGAGAGGACATAAGCAGAGGAGAAAATGAAAAGTATTATACGTTCTTTATCACATGAAAATTTGGTTGTTCTAAAAAAGTTATAAGTGAACTAAGCAAGCGTAATATTTATATGAACTCTGAAGATTCTGCATGATGCATATTTATTCATAGCGCTAGATTGAGTGCCCATTTTTTAAAAAATTAAATTTAAAAGCAGCAAATAAGATTAACCTGACCTGAGAGTTTGGATTTGCTAGGCTAGGACTGTCCTGTACCAATGATTAGGGTAAGTAAACCAGCAGCAATGAGTGGGCCGACTGGAACGCCACGCAGTAAAGCAACCCCTGCAACGGTTCCAACCAGCAAGCCTGCAACAACATCGGGTTGGTTTGACATTAGTTTCACACCACGACCACCTAGCCATGCAACCAAAACACCAATGGCGATAGCAAGTAACGATTTAACACTTAAAAAAGATTTAAAAATACTTTCACCGCTAATTCTACCACTTGCAATAGGCACTAAAACTGCAATGGTTAAAATGATGATCCCGATATTTAATCCATGTTGTTGAATTAGAGGTAAGTATTCACTTAGTGGCGTCATCCGCAAAATAATGAGTACAGCAGCAGCAATGGTTACTGCAGAGTTGTGACTGAAAATACCGCAAGCAAGCAGGATCAATAGGACGATCAGGTTCAAATCTAAGTTCGGCATAGGGGAGAGGCTGGTCAAAAAAACATGTGCATTGTAACGTTTTTTTAGCCAGTCTGCCGAATGATCCGAGTCCTTTGATTGATGTTCTTGTATTTCAGTATAAAATGAACCTTTATTTAAAAATGTGGTGTGCTGATGCTGTTGGAAAAAATGTTGCAGTCGCAAGGATTCGGTTCGCGGAAGCATTGCCAACAGTTGATTAAAAATGCAACCATCGAAATTGATGGGCAGATCATTACAGACCCTAAACATAAACTCAAATTAGATGGTTTGCACTTCAAAGTACATGATGAGAGTTTTGAATATCGTGAAAAAGTCTATATTGCCTTAAATAAACCTCAGGGTTATGAATGTTCACATCAGGCAACACATCACTTTAGTGTTTTCGATTTGTTTGATGATGTGCTCTTGAATCGTGGTATTCAGTGTGTTGGACGTCTGGATCAAGACACGACTGGCTTGTTGTTGCTTACTGATGATGGTCAATTCTTACAGGCATTGACACATCCTAAAAAGCATGTGGCAAAAGTATATCGGATGAAAACTGCCGACCCTGTTACAGATGAACAAATCCAGCAGTTAGAACAAGGCGTTGAGTTACGTAATGAAAAAGGGATATTTGCAGCAACAGATGTAAAACGCTTAGCCGAATGTGAACTGCAAATGACGGTGCATCAGGGGGTATATCATCAAGTGAAACGTATGCTTGCGGCAGTGGGAAATAAAGTTGAGAGTTTGCATCGTCAGCAAATTGGGGCGCTCGACTTAACGGGTATACC
This DNA window, taken from Acinetobacter sp. WCHA55, encodes the following:
- a CDS encoding MFS transporter, with protein sequence MSSQENSPPPTRHLFVIILALALGGFCIGTTEFVAMGLIQEISQSFKLSIPITGHFISAYALGVTIGAPVIAILAAKVPRKTLLIGLMLFYGIANASTALANSYESMLVSRFIAGFPHGAYFGIAALVVAEFAGKQKRASAVAMLMMGLNVATVIGVPFATWLGQLYGWRAGFEFSASIAFLTVVAICFGLPKMQLDHTASIQNELRGLKNTQMWLTLAVGAIGFGGLFSVYSYVSPILTEYTHASIQVIPFALACIGLGLVVGGVVAGHFADKNLNKAIIWVLVSNACSYVLCALSMDHLATAFIALFLVSFSIAGLGPLLQTRLMDVAGNAQGLAASLNHSAFNIANAFGAFLGGWLISQGLGWLAPIWVGVLLSLGGLIILLLAFQHEKKSISTCKNDANQTC
- a CDS encoding pseudouridine synthase translates to MLLEKMLQSQGFGSRKHCQQLIKNATIEIDGQIITDPKHKLKLDGLHFKVHDESFEYREKVYIALNKPQGYECSHQATHHFSVFDLFDDVLLNRGIQCVGRLDQDTTGLLLLTDDGQFLQALTHPKKHVAKVYRMKTADPVTDEQIQQLEQGVELRNEKGIFAATDVKRLAECELQMTVHQGVYHQVKRMLAAVGNKVESLHRQQIGALDLTGIPDLVEGRWIYLNAEQVALAKIRNDFER
- a CDS encoding ion transporter, with translation MKLTAWYTLRKFVYNNLHNEDYETPLSRGFNYFLIALIMSNAVAVLLESVQKYYLSYQDFFYYFEIFSIIVFSVEYLLRFWSIAESNSFESDWKNRLNWVKSGGAIIDLLAILPAYLNFFVQFDLRFLRIVRLLRLLKLTRYFVSLQILLRVIEREKGSFQAVIFILVIMIIMAAAGVYLIESQAQPEVFSSIPASMWWAVVTLTTVGYGDVTPITPLGRFLGAIITILGVGLAALPAGILANGLANELEQRKEKLELRFRELIQNSDIDFVLETEKIDEVRKEVGLTKEQTHDIILQLIREQKEESLRQERDQYAYCPHCGKKLPE
- a CDS encoding DUF441 domain-containing protein; this encodes MPNLDLNLIVLLILLACGIFSHNSAVTIAAAVLIILRMTPLSEYLPLIQQHGLNIGIIILTIAVLVPIASGRISGESIFKSFLSVKSLLAIAIGVLVAWLGGRGVKLMSNQPDVVAGLLVGTVAGVALLRGVPVGPLIAAGLLTLIIGTGQS